The Cucurbita pepo subsp. pepo cultivar mu-cu-16 chromosome LG08, ASM280686v2, whole genome shotgun sequence genome contains a region encoding:
- the LOC111801164 gene encoding universal stress protein PHOS32-like yields MDGERRVGVAVDFSSCSRKALKWAIDNIIRKGDFLVLITVRPDGGYEDGEMQLWRTTGSPLIPMVEFADPHTLKKYGIKPDAETIDIVTTAAAQKEITVLLKIYWGDAREKICEAIDHIPISCLVIGNRGLGKIKRAILGSVSNYVVNNGACPVTVVKKIDNEN; encoded by the exons ATGGACGGTGAACGGAGAGTCGGAGTGGCGGTGGATTTCTCCTCCTGCAGCAGAAAAGCTCTCAAATGGGCTATCGATAACATTATCCGCAAGGGCGATTTTTTGGTTCTCATCACTGTTCGTCCTGACGGTGGTTATGAAGACGGCGAGATGCAGCTCTGGCGAACCACCGGATCTC CGCTTATTCCTATGGTTGAATTTGCCGATCCTCACACCTTGAAGAAGTACGGGATTAAGCCTGATGCTGAAACTATTGACATTGTGACGACTGCGGCGGCGCAGAAGGAG ATCACTGTGTTGCTTAAGATTTATTGGGGAGATGCTCGTGAGAAGATTTGTGAAGCGATTGATCATATTCCTATTAGCTGTCTTGTGATCGGAAACAGAGGTCTTGGCAAGATTAAGAG GGCCATATTGGGGAGCGTAAGCAACTATGTGGTGAACAATGGTGCCTGTCCAGTGACTGTAGTGAAGAAAATAGATAACGAGAACTGA
- the LOC111800970 gene encoding ubiquitin-conjugating enzyme E2 32-like, which produces MAEDKYNLKNPAVKRILREVKEMQANPSDDFMSLPLEDNIFEWQFAIRGPGDSEFEGGIYHGRIQLPSEYPFKPPSFMLLTPNGRFETQTKICLSISNHHPEHWQPSWSVRTALVALIAFMPTNPNGALGSLDYKKEERRVLAIKSREAAPKFGTPERQKLIDEIHEYLLSKAPPAPQPSSPDDSEEKPANKEPDVEVTSEPAELAAAVVEQQNPPISDRIVEEAIPEETSINTNLQQAAAREAPSDRPAVQLRTETRVNKPADDRLFTWAAVGLTLAIVVLLLKKFIKASTHGSVFMDES; this is translated from the exons ATGGCGGAGGATAAGTACAATTTGAAGAACCCTGCGGTGAAGAGGATCCTTCGGGAGGTCAAGGAGATGCAGGCTAATCCTTCTGATGATTTCATGAGTCTGCCTCTCGAG GATAACATATTTGAATGGCAATTCGCCATCCGCGGACCTGGTGATAGTGAATTTGAGGGTGGGATATACCATGGACGTATCCAATTGCCATCTGAATATCCATTCAAGCCACCTTCGTTCATGTTGTTAACC CCAAATGGGCGTTTTGAAACCCAAACAAAGATTTGCTTAAGCATATCGAACCATCATCCCGAGCATTGGCAACCGTCATGGAGTG TACGCACTGCCTTGGTTGCATTAATTGCTTTCATGCCCACAAACCCAAATGGCGCTCTTGGTTCCCTGGACtacaagaaggaagaaagacgGGTATTGGCCATCAAATCTCGAGAAGCAGCCCCCAAATTTGGTACTCCTGAACGTCAAAAGCTAATTGACGAG ATTCATGAATATTTGCTGAGTAAGGCGCCGCCTGCCCCTCAACCGAGTTCTCCAGATGACTCCGAGGAGAAACCTGCTAACAAAGAGCCTGATGTTGAGGTAACTTCTGAACCCGCTGAACTTGCAGCTGCTGTGGTAGAGCAACAGAATCCACCCATAAGCGACAGGATCGTCGAGGAAGCCATACCAGAGGAGACATCTATAAATACCAATCTCCAACAAGCAGCAGCAAGAGAGGCGCCATCTGATCGCCCCGCCGTGCAGTTGAGAACAGAGACGAGAGTCAATAAACCTGCCGATGACCGGTTGTTCACATGGGCTGCTGTGGGGCTCACTCTTGCAATTGTAGTTCTGTTGCTGAAGAAGTTCATCAAAGCAAGCACTCATGGATCAGTGTTCATGGATGAATCTTAA